The following nucleotide sequence is from Pseudoliparis swirei isolate HS2019 ecotype Mariana Trench chromosome 7, NWPU_hadal_v1, whole genome shotgun sequence.
GAATAGCACACCTCAGGCCTGGCCCACCGACAGCTGCTGActgcccttccttccttcatgttGTCTCTTATAATAGCCAAGatgtttaatgtaatttatttcAGACATGCGAAGTGTGTGCTTGATTTGAAACTATCTACAATTAAAAGCCATGGAATAGATGACACTTTCCACAACTCCAGATTAATTTCAGAATAAAGCCTTGTGTTGAAGTAATgattacatctatatctttcttccctgttttttatattttattctcctgtgtttagtttattggtgctgctactgtggcgacaaatttccccttggggattaataaagtatatatctatctattatGTCCAGaagaattttattttgaaaaggtgttgaggtaaaaaaaaaaaaaacttgttgtattgttttacatgttttacagaTTTTGGAACCGTAAGGATGTTTGTATGATATTAATGTAGTTTGAACTAAAGCTGGGTGATGTTTAGACGCATGACTTAAGTGGTTCTAGGCAAATAACAATCTGAGTTAAGAAATTATGTGTTTTTACTGTAATGCAGCATTTGAAACGAGAACAAATGCCAtcttaaaatataaaatctaaGACATGGTGCTATATCACAATATAGATGTATCAATATATTGTCCAGCCCTTGTTTGAATAGTGTCCATGATGCAATATCTTTTCCCTTTCTCTTGGAAGAGCCAAGGTCGAGGAGATTCCGCAGCACCAGCTTCCGCAGAGGGAGACCTAGTTGGTAGAGGGAGGCAGAAGGGTGTTCCAGGACCTTTTTCCGCGGAAGGTACAGTTAGTCATGATATGTTTCAAATGATCATGGCAATTCTTTTGAAAGTGTGCATGGAAATTCAATTACAAATTTTGATTGACGGAAAAGTACATTATCTGTGCgactgggtcagtgggtagcaggtctgtctttcaatcagggggttggaggttcaatccccgccccagttgatgtgtccttgagcaagacacttaaccctgaattgctccctgtagctgtgtctacggtgtatgagtgtaacaggattgtaagtcgcttaggataaaagcatcagctaaatgtaatgtaatctactCCAGGGGTAGGCAACTTTCTTTTGACACACTTGCCATCAATGGCACACTAGCTATTAAAAATATTTACGTTTCCTCAGCTGCAGGCCAATTTACTACTTAAGCTGCCATTGGCAGTTGTGACGCTCTACTCTAATAGGCTTGTATTTGGGATTTATTCCATAAGTTTGACAGCCTTCTTGTGTAgtgctcatatatatttatatgtcctGTTTaagagaggaaaataaatgtgtaaaattACAGCTTTGttggaaattaaaaaatgttttaattaaacttcATTTTGATACGGTACACTGAtgacaagaaaataaaaaaatggcacTTCATATTATTTGTGGGTGACTTCTAGATACACCTGGCATGAAGGAAAATTAGTtcttttataaaaggagatttttaacaTTCTAGTTTTCCATCCAAATGTACACAAACTGTTTGACAGACTCATTTTGTTTCTATCAGATGTTCTACAGATTTCAGTTGGATTTCAACAAGTGAACCTGGGAGAAAGAGGTGGACGCCGTCGAGATTTTAACGATGGAGGGGTTAACACAAGGCAGGCTATGGTGCATGTTAAGGATTCCAAGATGGGTCAGTCATTTTGAAATTGATGCACACATTCAGCAAATGTACATTTTATAATTGTTAGAGAAGATTATATATTACTCATTAAAAATTGTGTTTGCTTCCTCAGGAACATCTGGAGCGCCCATTAAGTTAACAGCAAACTTCTTTCGCATCCTGTCCTGCCCTCAGTGGGTGCTGTATCAGTACCATGTGGACTTCAACCCACCAATGGAGGCTCGTCGTTTGAGATATGCTCTCCTCTACCAGCATGAGGAAGTGCTTGGCTCAGCACGGAGCTTTGATGGAGCCATGCTTTTCTTACCTCTCAAATTGCCCGACAAGGTAATCTGACCTTAAAACGTGGAATttaagaggggaaaaaagtccCCATAAttgtgtttgacatttttggCGCCAGCAATTTCACTGCTGTACCATTCATTTGGTTTGTAATTTTTACGACTGGGTggtatattaattatattatttttttgtttgacaaTATATTTGAATTTTGATATCAATTCAAACAAGTGATGAGATGATACTGTTGATATAGTTTGATGTTATGTAACCTAATGTAAGACATAAAGGTGTTAGCATCTCTTTTTACTCTGATTGCTGAGCTGTAGCAAAGCAGGGCTAGACCTATCATCGCAAAAGTATGTCGCTGAGTGATTGGTCGAAGTGAGTGATAGTGTTTCACGTCAATGTTCTTTCATGGATTTTTGTGAATCTTGAAATCTGTGATTGGTAAGTTATCATATTTTGAGATTCTTGCTTGTACTTTATTGCCTACCTTTGTGTTTAGGAGACAGTGCTCCACAGCGAGACGAAGAATGGAGAGAACGTTCGGATCACCGTCACCCTGACAAATGAACTGCCGCCCACATCACCTGTGTGCATTCAGTTTTACAACATCATATTCAGAAGGTAATATTTTCAAGTCTTAATGCAcgtaatatgtatatgtatcagCCAAATTAAATATCCTAAAAATGTTATGTAAATATGGTTATTGATGATGCATTTTCAAATATGAGTGAATCATTACATCTGATTGCAAAAACTTTTCTGCCGATAACATTCATTATAGCTTTTTAGATCTTTGGaaacttaaaaatgtaaaataagtgTTGCTTAATTTTTTACAGGATCTTGAGAATGCTTGACATGCAGCAGATTGGACGCAACTACTACAACCCCAATGATCCTCTCAACATCCCACAGCACAAGTCTATAAATTTACCTTGCATTTTTATTAAGCTGTACAAAAGAAAACTAAGTACTGATTAAGCTAGTTGAAAACTAATGGCAGGGCTATATGCCAACACAAGGAGTGTGCATGTATAACAGTCTActgaaatggttatttaaaacTGGTAAACGTAGAATATTTACACAGTTCTGTTAAAATAAGTCTTATTTGCACTCAGAGGTTTAATGAACCTGCTTTTGTAAATGTAGGCTAAGAAATGTAAGTCTCTGTTTAGCTGCTTtctttcaaaaaataaaatcagatgGTAAGAACCATCTCTAAGGTTTTTACTAGTTAAAATCATGCTTTTAAAATCAAGTAAAAAGCTGTAGCAGAGTTCAGTAAATGGGCAGTCATCAATGATTAACTTTTATTAGGTTTAGTGTGAAAAAAATGAATGTCTCTTCTTAGGCTGACCATCTGGCCAGGCTACACCACCACCATTTTGAGGTACGAGTCGGCCATTATGCTGTGTACTGACGTGAGCCACAAGGTGCTGCGTAGTGAGACGGTCCTTGACTTTATGGCCAACCTGAGACAGAAGTGTGGAAATGAACGATTTCCTGACATCTGCGCCAAGGAGCTGATTGGACTCATAGTCCTCACTAAGTAAGATCTTGTTTCTGACACTTGCCCAAATAACCAAAGGAAAgggatgtttattattttttctgccTCCTTTTTTTCCTAGGTACAACAACAAGACCTACAGGATTGATGATATTGCATGGGATCACACTCCCAACAATACATTCACAAAGGGAAACACCGAGGTTTCATTCAAGAGCTACTATAAGACGGTAGCTTTCATGCACTCGACAGAAGTGTTTAACTTgtaaaataatcaaattaaCCTTTTCTGCGTCAACAGGTGCACACTGACACGCTCACAAATTTAAGTTTGCATTGAATGATTTTTGACTCAGTTTGCATGATTTTGAATTGGGAAATTGACCAAATGGAAGGCAATGCATATAGACTCAGTAGTTTTTGAAGTCTAGTAGGGGTGATTTTTAGGCTAAATCTAGTATGCGCCTAAATATAACCTTATTCGTGGACATTTTCTATTCTGGTTTGCACTCAAATATTCATACTTTCTGTTTTAAGCAATACAACCTGGACATCGCTGATGGGAACCAGGTGCTGCTGGTGAGCCATGTGAAGAAGGTGCTGGGTCCTTCTGGAGGTCCTCCTCCTGGCCCGGCCATGCTCATCCCAGAGCTGTGCTTTCTGACAGGTTTGCAATCTTATTCTCCATTGTGACTTAATTCAATTATAGCAAtggtatgtatatttatgtttaaaaactGTTAACACTTGTTTTCAGTTTTGACAAGCATAACCTTCTTATCACAACATGACTATCAATATCCTTTCGTGGTTATTGATGATGGTAGTTGGCTTATTTGGCTGGCATCCATGACAAACTAAACATTCAGTGAAATTTATCGTAGGTTCAAATGCAAACTCAATGTTTTTGGCAGGCTTGACCGACAAGATGCGAGCCGACTACGTCATCATGAAGGACTTGAACATGCACACCAAATTGGAACCAAATCAAAGGGAGGGGCGCCTCAACAGATTTGTCAGTAATATACAGAAGTAGGTGACTGTCCTGTGTTCTTTTATCTGTTATTGCCCCAAGTTTCCTCGTCACATTTTACTCTTTTCATCCCTGACTATTTTTATACTGTCAACACTTCAAAGAGAAACAgcgaaaatatatattttaagtagtCCTCATCATAGCAGCTTGTGTAAATCCTCTGTTCATATACACGGAAGTTCGACTGCAAGGCTTATATTAAATTCCTAAACGTTATTTCATAGGAATCCAGATGCACAAGCTGAGTTGGACAAGTGGGGACTCAGTTTTGACAAGGAACTCCTCAAGCTGACTGGCAGAGTCCTTCCAGCGGAGAGGATTTTCCAGGGACCAAAATCGGTATAATATCCTTGTAGTTACACCAAATTGTTCTTGTGAATTACTCTAATTGTATTTGTATGATCTTAATTGAGAGATTATCATTTGTGTCACCCAGTTTGATTACAACCCCATGCAAGCTGACTGGTCCAAAGAGATGCGTGGGCTGCCTCTGATCAGCTCTCCTCCACTGGATAACTGGCTCTTGTTCCACACCCGTCGTAACGGCACTGAAGCCCAGGCCCTGATGCAGACCCTCGTCAGAGTCTCGGGTCCACTCAATATTAAAATACAGAGAGCCGTCGTGTAAGTTCTAGCATAAGaatggtgggggtgggggaggttTTTGAGCTTTATGTTGTGCAGACTGATGCCTGTTTTGGGAGGTTAATTTTTAAGGTTTAGTGTGATTTCTACTTCAATATACATATTCTGACTTTCACTGGGAAAGGCTTTATTGCTTGCTATATGTAATAAACTGGCAACTGAGTGCATAACCATGTCACACTTTACTTGAAATGtttttaacattattatttagTAATTAAAAACTTCATAATTGAATTTGTTAACCGTAGTCTATCGTTACCTATATAAGcacattatttagatttttgaAATTGGTTTTGTCATGCAATTGTTGCAAACtgtcctttttttcatttaggaTTGAGTACGAGGATCAGCAGGAGTCTCTCCTCAGAGCCCTGAAGAGTAATGTTACACCCCAAACACAGATGGTTAGTAACTAAATATATAATGCATAAAGGTGCAGATGACCTtcatatgtttacatatttactCATTTCTTATAAACAATTGATGAATGTGAAACTTCATTGTAGCCAGGTTTGCATGCTGTGTGGTTTTTGAGGCATAGAGATGTGCTCTTCCAAGCAGTTGAGACCTTCCAATATTTTCTGTTAGGTCGTGGTGGTCCTCGCCAGCAACAGGAAGGACAAGTACGACAGCGTCAAGAAGTTCCTTTGTGTGGACTGCCCCACTCCCAGTCAGTGTGTAGTTGCCCGTACCCTCGCCAGACAACAAGCACTCATGACTGTTGCAACCAAGATTGCTCTTCAGATGGCTTGCAAGATGGGAGGAGAGCTCTGGAGTGTGGAAATCCCTGTAAGTCATGTGCACACTAATCCATATATACATTGAAGTGGTTAATTGCATTTGAAAAAGCAAGAGGAGTAGATCTCAAGTGGATTAAGCTGTTGGATGTTTGGGAGAAGATGGATAATGGAACTGTTCTTGTATTAATGTCTTATCATGTTTGCACATTTGTATCATATTTATACATTACACTACAGGATATAGATATAAAAGTGAATAGATTACAATTGGGTTTAATTGATTTGGAGCTGGTTGCACAAAGTCTCAGACCAAGGTGAGGCAACCTTTACTATCAAAAGGCCAGTGTTTGTGAGACGAGGAGAAAGGGTAATGACGTGATCTTCGCAATACAACATCTATGTCTAGTCTTAGCTAATCAGTGTTAAGAGTTgagttagcttgaatgtcagcccgcaaCATCTTATGGAAGGACCTATAGTCATCTGGTCGGATACAGACAAAAGGCctacatagtgtataatcaatgctataaTGGCACAATGTagttcattaatatcttgctgtaggctaataATACAGATACAGATaaaaccatacagatgttttatgtattattataaataaatataccagAATTGTCTATCATATTTATGCCAGGTATCAtatcaaagtaaaaaaatgttgGTTTCGTGACAACCCTAAcaaggtagaggcagaacactGCAAGTAAAAGGCCTACGGCTAAGCACCGCAAAAGCGTCCTTCAAGGACTTGTTCAGGCCCCAATAAAAGGAAGtttgttcatgaatgactttaaccatattgtatataatgaaaatgtatatttattattgaggCCCAAGCACTGACTTAGTCGGAGCGGAGGAcctattaatatatttaatactgttttctgctaaATGTTCTTAATCAGATCAGTTAAGAGTTTGttagaacaatcaaaagaccgtcATTTAAAAAAGCTTTGTTTCATCAAACTATGTAGTGTAGCTTTACCCATATGTTACTACAGTGTTTTCACAAGTCTGGGTTAGTAAATGAGTTCTGTAACTGCTTGAAATCAAATGTCTTTGTCCAAGGTTAAAGGAGACTCATGATTCAAGGTCTTTTTAGTCCATTTAAGCTTGAGAGGGGTACAAATGCAGACATTGCTAATCTGTACTGGTAATTATTCCCACCTCTTGTGCAGCTCAAACAGCTGATGATTGTGGGCATTGACTGCTACCATGACACCATTGCTGGGAAACGGTCAATTGGAGCTCTCGTGGCCAGCCTCAACCAAGGCATGAGCAGGTTAGTTTCTACAAGTCTGCTTTACAGTATTAGCTACTTCAGTCTTGGATTTAGTACCACAGTACAACTATTACGTTGTCTGAAATTTCTAATGTCTATGTCAAGGTGGTACTCAAAGTGTGTGCTGCAGCACAGAGGCCAGGAAATCATGGATGGACTGAAGATGGCTTTATGTGGCAAGATACTTTCTaggaatttattttattatacacATTAATTCTCTATCAACAATGTTGGCATGCCtgtcttacatttttttcttttccaggtgCACTGAAAGACTATCTCAAGTTCAACAACTGCTTGCCTACACGCATCATTGTGTACAGAGATGGAGTGGGTGACGGCCAGCTGCACAGCGTGGTCAACTACGAGGTTGCACAGATCGTCGAAGCCATCCAGTCCATGGGGCAGGACTACGTGTGAGGTTTTCATTGTTAATGGCGCTCAAAGAGCTGCTGCACCAAGTAGTTTATCAAATGTGCTGAGGACATAATCGTCCATATTTAACTGTTTAATGTCTTTTGATTTGTGAATAACACTGAGAACAGCTCGTGCTGTAAAACAACTTATACCATTTACTATGGTTTAAAAgttgacttttttaaatattagttAGCTGGAAGAGTTCACACAACATAAGGAGTTGACATGGCTCAAACTTATTTGTAAAttgacatttatttatgcaCCCTCTCTATTTGCTCGTCATAGGCCCAAGCTgagtgtggtggtggtgaagaagcGCATCAGCAGTCGTTTCTTTGCCGCCTTAAATGGCAATGTCACCAACCCTCCCCCAGGCACCGTTGTGGACTCCGATGTTACCCGTCCAGAGtggtatgtttttgttttgagctgttgctgttttgtgtgttttcaaagTGGCTACCGGTAACTATTTTGTTTTCTAGGTATGACTTCTACATTGTGAGCCAGGCTGTCCGCACCGGAAGCGTTTCTCCAACACACTACAATGTTGTGTATGACACCAGTGGACTCAAGCCCGATCACATGCAGCGGCTTACCTACAAGCTGTGCCACATGTACTACAACTGGCAGGTAGGATTGTTTTATCCTGGACTCTTTTCTCAAAAGTTGACTGCAATTATACTGAAACTTTCAGTTCAGCAGTtggttttaatatatatatatgttaggtTCAACTTGTTATTGAATTTCAGATGTTTAATGAATAACTGGTCAGAACTCACATTTAATTCAGCAAAGCATTAGCAAAGGTCTATATTTTTTAGACTTCAAATGCTGTCGTTTATTTTTCTCTGTGCTTTAGGGGATCATCAGAGTGCCCGCTCCCTGCCAGTATGCCCACAAGCTGGCGTTTCTTGTGGGTCAAAGCATTCACAAAGAGCCCAGCGTGAAACTGGATGacctcctcttctacctctaAGGATACAAAGAGAAGGGATTTGTCTAGCCATGTTCAACTGTACATGCAGACTTTAGTTAATGAAGTTCTCTTCAGTTTAAAATAAGTTAAGTTTTGCCAAAGCTTAGTGGTTCAGCCCTGTGTATTGAGTTACTCAGTTTGAGAGGTTCTGACTACATGCTCAAATTGGAGACCACAAATTACTTTAGCACATGATGTCTACTGTTTAAAATTAGAATTGATAAGTAACTAGATCTTGAGTTATGAGCTGGTCTTGAAATTTGTATTTCTACATGTCTATGTCCTTATTGTATTAATCTAACAGAACTGTTGTCTTGGGGATTTATAGTAATGGCTTAAATCACAGTTCGTAATACCGTTCATATTGGTCAACATTTAAGTACTATTATTGTCtcaaattattttaataaacttTTCTTTGTGCCATTTCATTTTGTCATTAGTTAAATCACACATGCAAACTTTACAAAATATCaaatttatttagttttgttttaTAGAAAAGATTGCACATGCACACCCACACAATATTTGTAACCATCAATATAGGCTGATAAATCTTATCATAAAGCTAGCACACCTGCAGACTTTTAAACAATATGGTCTTCAAGACACCATGGGGAAAGCTTGCACTGTTTGATTATAAAGTTAACTACAAAAAAGGCAGTTTGAAAAAgtataaacattttaaacaatttttaCAAATGGACAGTACAAAAAGCAACAATCTCAAAATGAATAGAATGTCTGACGACATGATAAATTGGAAAAGTTGTACCTCAGTTTATCGTGGCTCTTCGGCCGAGAATTGTACGGAAAGTATTAGAATGTTTTTCGTTCTTTTTTTTGGCAGTTTAGTTcaactcgtgtgtgtgtatatatattttttaaagaaagtacCAAATACATGAGGATGTAATGGCAAACGATGGTCTGTGGGGGGGTGGAATGTTTCATTTCACACAGACGGACATCTGCACAAGCATTTTGGGCAGCTTTGAAAATACATTGGCTTTCAATTCATACATTCACTACTCTACTCTATTAAGGTCTAGATATATATTGATGTACTTGTTTTCTGCTCCAACTAAACGGGCACTGAACAGTCTTCAATGACGGATTGGCTTGAATCATGTTTAGAACCTACTAGATTTTGGGTTTGAGGGTACAAGGGGCAGCGTTGGAGGTAGCCTTGTGTCATCGTCAACAATTGTGCAAACCTTCAGTCTTCTAGTGTATGTTGAGAATCAAACGCAGTACAGAAACGGGACTTAATTTGGTGATGCTCGTCCCAGATTTAACTACTTTGGAGTAGTCAGTTTAAAATCCAATCGGTGTGGCATGAAAAACAActcataaaaaaaaatcccttgaTTCACTGCCTAGAAAAATTGGTATGCAGACAATGTTTGCCCTTTTAATCACCTGTTCCCTACGATGAGAGAATTAAGAATGAAGTATTCATATCAAGTACTTAAGATAAAGGACATGTGAATGTGGGTGTTGAACAGTTATATGTACGCCCTGGTCCTAGAGTCTAGCACAGTCACACATTACCCTGCACATAAATTAGGATTAATCTTTGCTTACAGATTTCATGAAGTACCAAGATAAATGATTAGGCATGGAACTACATGCTTTACTTGGCTCAGTACAAACCATTGTGCGATTATAAGGCCAATACATGGAGGTTGGGTCTAGGCATTTCCATTCCACCTGATTGTATGCAGAGCCCGCTGGAGGCGGTATGTGCTTGTATTGGGTGTCTGACATTGTGGGGAACACTCGCCTCTCAGATGTTGAGAGGGCGGTAAAAGTTAACTTTGCCGATTTGTCAGTTTACAGCGAAGCCTGTCGGCCACGCTGTGTTTATGTACTGCATGCTCCAGTGTCCATGTTCTAAGCCTGTCGCAATGCATGTGTCCAAGAGGTCAGAAGGGAATGTGCTGAAGTAAAGCACGCAAACCTCGTACAATGCAACTGACTGGCTGCTAGAAACACGCTTGTGGCCCTCGAGCCATTTTCTTCCGATTTTAAAATGGAGGTTTACGTGATCCCTCAATGTTTGTATGACATTGTGATGATGGACACAGACACTGCTCAGGCTTGTAATGTGGTGTAACCGGTGCCATTCGACATGACCGGGGGCTAAATGGAGAGTCCACAGTAAAACATCCGCCGGAGACTGAGGCAAGATACTCACACACATCCGATCACAATATGAAATGTTATTGAAAATATGCGGTTGATTCTTTTAACCAAAAATATTCTAGTATACAACAGATTTACAAGAAtaaagcatttgttaaactcACAAATGCCACCTGTCCATGATAGATTTTGTAAAACACTACAAGGAAGTGGATGACACTCCAAAGTATACAAAGAAATTATATTACAGCGCCAAGTCTTTGCAATAGTGTCGTCCATTCTGTAGAGCAGTCCCCTTTTCTTTGTGGAGGAGGACATGTCCAGTGGGGCCCTGATGGGACTTCAGGGATGTGTGGATGCAGTGGGAGAGCCTGCTCTTCTGGGCGGAACCCGAGTGTTTCCATTGGAACCTAATGGGAGACCCGTAAGGGTGTTAAACATCCCTCTCTCTGCCAAGTAGAAACATGCTTTTTTTAAGATGCTAGGATTTATCTAGTTGTAGGCATTACTTTGACAACGTCCACATCGCGGTAAAGTGACAACATTTCCAAACAATGAATATCAAGGGGCAGGGCAGTACCTCAcacataaaaatacatttgctttTTGGGACAAGTGGGACATATTTACTTTCCTTACCATAAAATGTAcacatctatgtatatatatgtgtatatatatacacattgtgtacatatacatatacacaatatgtatacatacataagtatatctatatatgtgtacatgtatatctatagatatatatgtatattatagatatatagattgaTATCTACTGATACAACTGGATTACAGAGAAACTACTCGTCACTATTCCTTTTCTGTAATCATGAGCTAAAAGGCTCCTTTAAGTTGCACTTTTGTAAAATGGATGTTCAGAATCCCCATGAggctatttttatatatacatctgTTTTAAACCAGAAGATGTACCATACCAAAGTCATTCTGCTTTATTCTGCATGTTATTATACTGAATTTAAAGTGAGACTAACTTTTGTGAACACAATTACAAATCAATGCACTCGGGGGTTTTGTTGCTCCAGCCTTACCTGGTCTGGTCTGAG
It contains:
- the piwil1 gene encoding piwi-like protein 1 — encoded protein: MDGRARARSRGRARGQEIAAPGASQGRGDSAAPASAEGDLVGRGRQKGVPGPFSAEDVLQISVGFQQVNLGERGGRRRDFNDGGVNTRQAMVHVKDSKMGTSGAPIKLTANFFRILSCPQWVLYQYHVDFNPPMEARRLRYALLYQHEEVLGSARSFDGAMLFLPLKLPDKETVLHSETKNGENVRITVTLTNELPPTSPVCIQFYNIIFRRILRMLDMQQIGRNYYNPNDPLNIPQHKLTIWPGYTTTILRYESAIMLCTDVSHKVLRSETVLDFMANLRQKCGNERFPDICAKELIGLIVLTKYNNKTYRIDDIAWDHTPNNTFTKGNTEVSFKSYYKTQYNLDIADGNQVLLVSHVKKVLGPSGGPPPGPAMLIPELCFLTGLTDKMRADYVIMKDLNMHTKLEPNQREGRLNRFVSNIQKNPDAQAELDKWGLSFDKELLKLTGRVLPAERIFQGPKSFDYNPMQADWSKEMRGLPLISSPPLDNWLLFHTRRNGTEAQALMQTLVRVSGPLNIKIQRAVVIEYEDQQESLLRALKSNVTPQTQMVVVVLASNRKDKYDSVKKFLCVDCPTPSQCVVARTLARQQALMTVATKIALQMACKMGGELWSVEIPLKQLMIVGIDCYHDTIAGKRSIGALVASLNQGMSRWYSKCVLQHRGQEIMDGLKMALCGALKDYLKFNNCLPTRIIVYRDGVGDGQLHSVVNYEVAQIVEAIQSMGQDYVPKLSVVVVKKRISSRFFAALNGNVTNPPPGTVVDSDVTRPEWYDFYIVSQAVRTGSVSPTHYNVVYDTSGLKPDHMQRLTYKLCHMYYNWQGIIRVPAPCQYAHKLAFLVGQSIHKEPSVKLDDLLFYL